A single region of the Pontibacter kalidii genome encodes:
- a CDS encoding Ig-like domain-containing protein, translating to MAQDSCPTTITVNGRTVLCEGETTELQAPEGDGLSYQWIKDGADLTGQTGRILQVSESGAYQVRVTGSTCDTNTSSERVITVNPKPTSPGFIVSPTPAPNNPICSGDELTFSVNAPDPDVTYTWLFGDGSTARGSEVTHTYTSIGVGDETFEVKAFAANSLGCESDTARQVIRVNSLPEISFSEESNFQVCLPDTVEDSEIEEFAIINNEVAEPYLSDIRTYFVDWGNGDPEQQYSRGDFPISNPTAYDTIGTFPITIRAIAGNGCEVTFTQDFNVSKEPKANFSIAEKKRVEEDQQPPCVPIIVTLADSATGGGLSYKWSVQPAQGWSFETGDSASAEPSIRFTQSGVYTIEQIVTNGCESDTTSQGIVVGWPQVQLPPSVTVCGPTEIDYSSSGPGGGFGGGLFVDKNLGENITVRLTITGPTSTTQTFPSDVFQYKYTFSQPGKYTVSLEAINECGSSNAIYQGQPAPVQEVVILQQPAAPIVQTPITACEGDMIELTPSGPGPIFAWFDTNDPAAAPLFTGPTFTTPSLTNDITFYVAAIDTANGVVCISDFTPVPITVVPAIDGNTIEVQGEQVRSLCVGAVPPSITGSTPTGGAPGAAPRYRWEVSTTSPTAGFTAAPGTNNTKDYTPTEAVSGDTWFRRVVFSGSCAENISNVVSILAVDPVPASANTIAVSPTEICEGDTPGQLIGSEPTGGGGRPYTFLWEVSTTGPETGFASAPGTNDDVNYEIPAGALRQGETWFRRGVTSGGCTSYSEAVKVTLYPRLANNEISTDEPQVCVGTAPSILNGTEPTGGSGSYNYLWQSSTTGPNAGFRAAAGASTGQNYSPGILTTTTWFRRVVSSASCNADTSDVLEIRVAPALRNNAITVAQPEVCQSQEPPQITGSTPTDGAGGYTYLWESSTTGPDAGFVEAAGTNTGQSYQPAALIRETWFRRIVFSGGCSDTSNVASINILPLPAAPTVAVNNATACFGESVTLAVTNANGMDYRWYTSSTGGNPVFIGAEFPVDNVTQSTTYYVEAVNTQQCASTARTPVTVSVVVAEASAGEDVTIIQGQPVELRGSGGATYLWEPATGLNDPTLQNPVARPEETITYTLTVTTAEGCVDTASVTVEVIPAVEVPNAFSPNGDNVNEVWEIKNYENYPDMRVEVFNRWGNKIFSSKGYGVPWDGTYNGKELPVATYYYLIYLRSANEEPLSGNVTIIR from the coding sequence GTGGCACAGGATAGTTGCCCTACTACTATTACCGTGAACGGGCGTACCGTACTTTGTGAAGGAGAGACTACTGAGCTGCAGGCGCCTGAAGGAGATGGGCTCAGCTACCAATGGATAAAAGACGGTGCGGACTTAACCGGGCAAACGGGGCGGATACTGCAGGTGAGTGAATCCGGGGCTTATCAGGTGCGGGTTACAGGCAGCACCTGCGATACGAACACCTCCAGCGAACGGGTGATTACCGTAAACCCCAAGCCAACTTCTCCCGGCTTTATCGTTTCCCCTACTCCGGCACCCAACAACCCTATATGCTCCGGCGATGAACTCACCTTCTCTGTAAACGCGCCCGATCCTGACGTAACCTACACCTGGCTTTTTGGGGATGGCAGCACAGCCAGAGGATCAGAAGTGACACACACTTATACTTCGATTGGCGTGGGAGATGAGACGTTTGAAGTAAAGGCTTTTGCTGCCAACTCTCTGGGCTGTGAATCTGATACAGCCAGGCAGGTTATCCGTGTAAACAGCCTCCCGGAAATCAGTTTTTCAGAAGAGAGCAATTTTCAGGTATGCTTGCCGGATACTGTAGAGGATAGTGAGATAGAGGAGTTTGCCATAATCAACAATGAAGTAGCAGAGCCTTATCTCTCCGACATCCGTACCTACTTTGTGGATTGGGGCAACGGAGACCCTGAGCAACAGTACAGCCGCGGCGATTTCCCGATCTCCAACCCCACCGCCTACGATACCATCGGTACGTTTCCCATCACCATCAGGGCTATTGCCGGTAACGGTTGTGAGGTGACCTTTACGCAGGATTTCAACGTGAGCAAGGAGCCTAAGGCCAACTTTTCTATTGCGGAAAAGAAGCGGGTGGAGGAAGACCAGCAACCGCCCTGTGTGCCTATTATCGTTACCCTGGCTGATAGTGCCACGGGGGGCGGGCTTTCCTATAAATGGTCGGTGCAGCCGGCGCAGGGGTGGTCCTTCGAGACAGGCGACTCTGCCTCCGCAGAGCCAAGTATAAGGTTCACGCAGTCCGGCGTCTACACGATTGAGCAGATCGTAACCAACGGCTGTGAGTCTGATACCACCTCGCAGGGTATTGTGGTGGGCTGGCCGCAGGTGCAGCTGCCGCCAAGTGTTACCGTTTGCGGGCCTACGGAAATAGACTACAGCAGCAGCGGCCCGGGCGGTGGTTTTGGCGGCGGCCTGTTTGTGGATAAGAATTTAGGGGAAAATATTACCGTCAGGCTAACCATAACCGGCCCTACCAGCACCACGCAGACCTTTCCCTCTGATGTGTTTCAGTACAAGTATACCTTTTCCCAACCCGGCAAGTATACGGTGTCGTTGGAGGCGATAAATGAGTGCGGCAGCTCCAATGCCATTTACCAGGGGCAGCCGGCGCCGGTGCAAGAGGTGGTTATACTGCAACAGCCCGCAGCGCCTATTGTGCAAACACCCATTACCGCTTGCGAAGGCGATATGATCGAGCTCACCCCATCCGGCCCGGGGCCGATCTTTGCCTGGTTCGATACCAACGATCCCGCTGCAGCACCTTTGTTTACGGGGCCTACTTTCACCACACCTTCCCTAACAAACGATATTACCTTCTATGTAGCGGCCATCGACACGGCTAATGGGGTTGTTTGTATCAGCGACTTTACCCCCGTACCCATCACCGTGGTGCCCGCCATCGACGGTAACACCATAGAGGTGCAGGGAGAGCAGGTGCGAAGCCTGTGCGTAGGGGCTGTGCCGCCCTCCATAACCGGTTCTACTCCTACTGGCGGAGCCCCGGGCGCAGCGCCCCGCTATCGTTGGGAGGTCAGCACCACCAGCCCGACGGCAGGCTTCACGGCTGCTCCCGGGACAAATAATACCAAAGACTATACCCCCACCGAGGCCGTGTCCGGCGATACCTGGTTCAGGCGCGTGGTCTTCTCCGGAAGTTGTGCCGAAAACATCAGCAATGTGGTTTCTATCCTAGCTGTGGATCCGGTGCCAGCCAGCGCCAACACTATCGCGGTTAGCCCTACCGAGATTTGCGAGGGCGACACACCCGGACAGCTTATCGGTTCAGAGCCTACGGGCGGCGGCGGCAGGCCTTATACTTTCCTGTGGGAGGTAAGCACAACCGGCCCTGAAACTGGCTTTGCCAGCGCGCCCGGAACAAACGACGACGTAAACTATGAGATACCGGCAGGCGCGCTGCGGCAGGGGGAGACTTGGTTCCGCAGAGGGGTAACCTCCGGCGGCTGCACGTCCTATTCAGAGGCAGTTAAGGTCACGCTATACCCAAGGCTGGCGAATAATGAGATCAGCACCGACGAGCCTCAGGTGTGTGTCGGTACCGCGCCATCCATCCTTAACGGCACCGAGCCGACTGGCGGCAGTGGCAGCTACAATTACTTATGGCAGAGTAGTACCACGGGGCCAAACGCAGGTTTCAGGGCAGCTGCAGGAGCAAGTACGGGCCAAAACTATTCGCCAGGTATACTTACTACCACCACCTGGTTCCGCCGTGTGGTAAGCTCTGCCTCCTGTAATGCCGACACCTCCGACGTGCTGGAGATAAGGGTGGCCCCTGCTCTGCGCAACAATGCCATCACGGTGGCACAGCCTGAGGTTTGCCAGTCGCAGGAGCCGCCACAGATAACCGGCAGCACGCCTACAGACGGTGCCGGCGGTTATACGTACCTGTGGGAGAGCAGCACTACAGGGCCGGATGCCGGATTTGTGGAAGCGGCTGGTACGAACACTGGGCAGAGCTATCAGCCGGCAGCCCTTATCCGGGAAACCTGGTTCCGCAGGATCGTGTTTTCCGGTGGCTGTTCCGATACCTCTAATGTGGCAAGTATAAACATACTCCCTCTGCCTGCTGCGCCTACAGTTGCCGTGAACAATGCAACAGCATGCTTTGGCGAGTCGGTTACGCTGGCGGTAACCAATGCCAATGGAATGGACTACAGGTGGTATACTTCCTCAACAGGCGGTAACCCTGTCTTTATCGGGGCAGAGTTTCCGGTGGATAATGTTACCCAGTCTACCACCTACTATGTGGAGGCGGTGAATACCCAGCAGTGCGCCAGCACGGCCCGAACTCCGGTTACGGTGTCGGTGGTAGTGGCAGAGGCAAGCGCCGGCGAGGATGTGACCATTATACAAGGCCAGCCCGTGGAGCTGCGCGGCTCCGGCGGCGCAACCTACTTATGGGAGCCAGCCACTGGCCTCAACGACCCGACCCTGCAGAACCCTGTGGCCAGACCAGAGGAAACTATCACTTATACGCTAACCGTCACCACGGCCGAGGGCTGTGTGGATACGGCGAGCGTAACGGTAGAGGTAATCCCTGCCGTCGAGGTGCCGAACGCCTTCTCCCCGAACGGCGACAATGTGAACGAGGTGTGGGAGATCAAGAACTATGAGAATTACCCGGACATGCGGGTGGAGGTATTTAACCGCTGGGGCAACAAGATCTTCAGCTCTAAAGGGTATGGCGTGCCGTGGGATGGTACCTACAATGGAAAGGAGCTGCCGGTTGCCACCTACTACTACCTCATCTACCTGCGCAGCGCCAACGAGGAGCCGCTTTCCGGTAACGTGACCATTATCCGTTAA